One window from the genome of Mustela lutreola isolate mMusLut2 chromosome 11, mMusLut2.pri, whole genome shotgun sequence encodes:
- the MBD1 gene encoding methyl-CpG-binding domain protein 1 isoform X26 — translation MAEDWLECPALGPGWKRREVFRKSGATCGRSDTYYQSPTGDRIRSKVELTRYLGPACDLSLFDFKQGILCYPAPKPQSLPVPSKKRKKPSRPAKTRKRQVGPQKGEVRKEAPGDETKADADTAPALLPAPGCCENCGISFSGDGTRRQRLKTLCKDCRAQRIAFNREQRMFKRVGCGECAACQVTEDCGACSTCLLQLPHDVASGLFCKCERRRCLRIVERSRGCGVCRGCQTREDCGRCRVCLRPPRPGLRRQWRCVQRRCLRHLAHRLRRHHQRCQRRPPLAVAPPAGKRSRRRGGCDSKMAARRRPPRTQPLPPVTPSQPPASPELQPRALAPSPPAEFIYYCVDEDELQPYTNRRQNRKCGTCAACLRRMDCGRCDFCCDKPKFGGSNQKRQKCRWRQCLQFAMKRLLPSVWAGSEDGAGPPPPYSRRKRPGSTRRPRLGQILKTLTTPTVRSGRAQTPMKQETGSGFVLPPPGTDLVFLREGASSPVQVPGPATASTEALLQAVDAGLPPVKQEPLDPEEDKEEESKEDSASDLAPEEEAGGAGTPVITEIFSLGGTRLRDTAVWLPRAGNREGKMDVKCGRRRTLWRARARAGTGEDGLEPLSVSHHLQLR, via the exons ATGGCTGAGGACTGGCTGGAGTGCCCAGCCTTGGGCCCTGGCTGGAAACGTCGTGAGGTCTTTCGAAAGTCAGGTGCCACCTGTGGACGCTCAGACACCTATTACCAGAG CCCCACAGGAGACAGGATCCGAAGCAAAGTTGAGCTGACCCGATACCTGGGCCCTGCGTGTGACCTCTCCCTCTTCGACTTCAAACAAGGCATTCTGTGTTATCCAGCCCCCAAG CCCCAGTCCTTACCTGTCCCTAGCAAAAAGCGGAAGAAGCCTTCACGGCCAGCCAAGACTCGGAAACGTCAGGTTGGACCCCAGAAGGGTGAGGTCAGGAAGGAGGCCCCAGGGGATGAGACCAAGGCTGATGCTGACACAGCCCCAGCTTTACTGCCTGCTCCTGG GTGCTGTGAGAACTGTGGAATCAGCTTCTCAGGGGATGGTACCCGAAGACAGCGGCTCAAGACATTATGCAAGGACTGCAGAG cACAGAGGATTGCTTTCAACCGGGAGCAAAGGATGTTTAAG CGTGTGGGCTGCGGGGAGTGCGCAGCCTGCCAGGTAACCGAGGACTGCGGGGCCTGCTCCACATGCCTTCTGCAGTTGCCCCATGATGTGGCCTCGGGGCTGTTCTGCAAGTGTGAGCGGAGACGGTGCCTCCGGATTGTGGAAAGG AGCCGAGGGTGTGGAGTGTGCAGGGGCTGTCAGACCCGAGAGGACTGTGGCCGTTGTCGAGTTTGCCTTCGCCCTCCCCGCCCTGGTCTCAGGCGCCAATGGAGGTGTGTCCAGCGGCGCTGCTTACGG CACCTTGCCCACCGTCTCCGTCGCCACCATCAGCGATGTCAACGACGCCCTCCCCTAgctgtggctccccctgct GGTAAACGTAGCCGCCGCAGAGGAGGCTGTGACTCCAAGATGGCTGCCCGGCGGCGCCCCCCACGAACCCAGCCACTGCCTCCAGTTACCCCGTCACAGCCTCCAGCGTCCCCAGAGCTG CAACCCAGAGCCCTGGCCCCCTCGCCACCTGCCGAATTCATCTATTACTGTGTAGACGAGGACGAGCTA CAGCCTTACACGAACCGTCGGCAGAACCGTAAGTGTGGGACCTGTGCAGCTTGCTTGCGCCGGATGGACTGTGGTCGTTGCGACTTCTGCTGTGACAAGCCGAAATTTGGGGGCAGCAATCAGAAGCGCCAGAAGTGTCGTTGGCGCCAGTGCCTGCAGTTTGCCATG AAGCGGCTGCTGCCTAGTGTCTGGGCAGGATCTGAGGATGGAGCAGGGCCGCCCCCACCGTACTCTCGTCGAAAGAGACCTGGCTCTACTCGACGGCCACGTCTGGGCCAGATACTGAAGACCTTGACCACACCCACAGTCAGATCAGGCCGTGCCCAAACTCCAATGAAACAGGAAACGGGCAGTGGCTTTGTGCTACCCCCACCTGGCACTGACCTTGTGTTCTTACGGGAAGGTGCAAGCAGTCCTGTGCAGGTGCCTGGCCCTGCTACAGCTTCCACAGAAGCCCTGTTGCAG GCCGTAGATGCAGGCCTGCCACCTGTGAAGCAAGAGCCATTGGACCCTGAGGAGgacaaggaggaagagagcaaGGAAGACTCCGCCTCCGACTTGGccccagaggaggaggcaggaggggctggcACACCCGTG ATCACGGAGATTTTCAGCCTGGGTGGAACCCGCCTCCGGGACACAGCGGTCTGGTTGCCAAG GGCAGGCAATCGGGAAGGGAAGATGGATGTAAAGTGTGGGAGACGGAGGACACTTTGGCGTGCACGAGCAAGAGCTGGAACCGGCGAGGATGGCCTAGAACCCCTGTCAGTGTCTCACCATCTCCAACTGCGATAA
- the MBD1 gene encoding methyl-CpG-binding domain protein 1 isoform X17 — MAEDWLECPALGPGWKRREVFRKSGATCGRSDTYYQSPTGDRIRSKVELTRYLGPACDLSLFDFKQGILCYPAPKPQSLPVPSKKRKKPSRPAKTRKRQVGPQKGEVRKEAPGDETKADADTAPALLPAPGCCENCGISFSGDGTRRQRLKTLCKDCRAQRIAFNREQRMFKRVGCGECAACQVTEDCGACSTCLLQLPHDVASGLFCKCERRRCLRIVERSRGCGVCRGCQTREDCGRCRVCLRPPRPGLRRQWRCVQRRCLRHLAHRLRRHHQRCQRRPPLAVAPPAGKRSRRRGGCDSKMAARRRPPRTQPLPPVTPSQPPASPELQPRALAPSPPAEFIYYCVDEDELQPYTNRRQNRKCGTCAACLRRMDCGRCDFCCDKPKFGGSNQKRQKCRWRQCLQFAMKRLLPSVWAGSEDGAGPPPPYSRRKRPGSTRRPRLGQILKTLTTPTVRSGRAQTPMKQETGSGFVLPPPGTDLVFLREGASSPVQVPGPATASTEALLQEAQCPGLSWVVALPQVKQEKVDAQEDWTPGTAILTSPVLLSGCPSKAVDAGLPPVKQEPLDPEEDKEEESKEDSASDLAPEEEAGGAGTPVITEIFSLGGTRLRDTAVWLPRLRKLLAVNENEYFTELQLKEEAL; from the exons ATGGCTGAGGACTGGCTGGAGTGCCCAGCCTTGGGCCCTGGCTGGAAACGTCGTGAGGTCTTTCGAAAGTCAGGTGCCACCTGTGGACGCTCAGACACCTATTACCAGAG CCCCACAGGAGACAGGATCCGAAGCAAAGTTGAGCTGACCCGATACCTGGGCCCTGCGTGTGACCTCTCCCTCTTCGACTTCAAACAAGGCATTCTGTGTTATCCAGCCCCCAAG CCCCAGTCCTTACCTGTCCCTAGCAAAAAGCGGAAGAAGCCTTCACGGCCAGCCAAGACTCGGAAACGTCAGGTTGGACCCCAGAAGGGTGAGGTCAGGAAGGAGGCCCCAGGGGATGAGACCAAGGCTGATGCTGACACAGCCCCAGCTTTACTGCCTGCTCCTGG GTGCTGTGAGAACTGTGGAATCAGCTTCTCAGGGGATGGTACCCGAAGACAGCGGCTCAAGACATTATGCAAGGACTGCAGAG cACAGAGGATTGCTTTCAACCGGGAGCAAAGGATGTTTAAG CGTGTGGGCTGCGGGGAGTGCGCAGCCTGCCAGGTAACCGAGGACTGCGGGGCCTGCTCCACATGCCTTCTGCAGTTGCCCCATGATGTGGCCTCGGGGCTGTTCTGCAAGTGTGAGCGGAGACGGTGCCTCCGGATTGTGGAAAGG AGCCGAGGGTGTGGAGTGTGCAGGGGCTGTCAGACCCGAGAGGACTGTGGCCGTTGTCGAGTTTGCCTTCGCCCTCCCCGCCCTGGTCTCAGGCGCCAATGGAGGTGTGTCCAGCGGCGCTGCTTACGG CACCTTGCCCACCGTCTCCGTCGCCACCATCAGCGATGTCAACGACGCCCTCCCCTAgctgtggctccccctgct GGTAAACGTAGCCGCCGCAGAGGAGGCTGTGACTCCAAGATGGCTGCCCGGCGGCGCCCCCCACGAACCCAGCCACTGCCTCCAGTTACCCCGTCACAGCCTCCAGCGTCCCCAGAGCTG CAACCCAGAGCCCTGGCCCCCTCGCCACCTGCCGAATTCATCTATTACTGTGTAGACGAGGACGAGCTA CAGCCTTACACGAACCGTCGGCAGAACCGTAAGTGTGGGACCTGTGCAGCTTGCTTGCGCCGGATGGACTGTGGTCGTTGCGACTTCTGCTGTGACAAGCCGAAATTTGGGGGCAGCAATCAGAAGCGCCAGAAGTGTCGTTGGCGCCAGTGCCTGCAGTTTGCCATG AAGCGGCTGCTGCCTAGTGTCTGGGCAGGATCTGAGGATGGAGCAGGGCCGCCCCCACCGTACTCTCGTCGAAAGAGACCTGGCTCTACTCGACGGCCACGTCTGGGCCAGATACTGAAGACCTTGACCACACCCACAGTCAGATCAGGCCGTGCCCAAACTCCAATGAAACAGGAAACGGGCAGTGGCTTTGTGCTACCCCCACCTGGCACTGACCTTGTGTTCTTACGGGAAGGTGCAAGCAGTCCTGTGCAGGTGCCTGGCCCTGCTACAGCTTCCACAGAAGCCCTGTTGCAG GAGGCCCAGTGCCCAGGCCTGAGTTGGGTTGTGGCCTTACCCCAGGTGAAGCAAGAGAAGGTGGATGCCCAGGAAGACTGGACACCGGGCACAGCCATCCTGACTTCTCCTGTATTGCTGTCTGGCTGCCCCAGCAAG GCCGTAGATGCAGGCCTGCCACCTGTGAAGCAAGAGCCATTGGACCCTGAGGAGgacaaggaggaagagagcaaGGAAGACTCCGCCTCCGACTTGGccccagaggaggaggcaggaggggctggcACACCCGTG ATCACGGAGATTTTCAGCCTGGGTGGAACCCGCCTCCGGGACACAGCGGTCTGGTTGCCAAG gctACGTAAACTCTTAGCAGTAAATGAAAATGAGTATTTTACCGAACTGCAATTGAAAGAAGAAGCattatag
- the MBD1 gene encoding methyl-CpG-binding domain protein 1 isoform X27: MAEDWLECPALGPGWKRREVFRKSGATCGRSDTYYQSPTGDRIRSKVELTRYLGPACDLSLFDFKQGILCYPAPKPQSLPVPSKKRKKPSRPAKTRKRQVGPQKGEVRKEAPGDETKADADTAPALLPAPGCCENCGISFSGDGTRRQRLKTLCKDCRAQRIAFNREQRMFKRVGCGECAACQVTEDCGACSTCLLQLPHDVASGLFCKCERRRCLRIVERSRGCGVCRGCQTREDCGRCRVCLRPPRPGLRRQWRCVQRRCLRHLAHRLRRHHQRCQRRPPLAVAPPAGKRSRRRGGCDSKMAARRRPPRTQPLPPVTPSQPPASPELQPRALAPSPPAEFIYYCVDEDELQPYTNRRQNRKCGTCAACLRRMDCGRCDFCCDKPKFGGSNQKRQKCRWRQCLQFAMKRLLPSVWAGSEDGAGPPPPYSRRKRPGSTRRPRLGQILKTLTTPTVRSGRAQTPMKQETGSGFVLPPPGTDLVFLREGASSPVQVPGPATASTEALLQVKQEKVDAQEDWTPGTAILTSPVLLSGCPSKAVDAGLPPVKQEPLDPEEDKEEESKEDSASDLAPEEEAGGAGTPVITEIFSLGGTRLRDTAVWLPRSKDLKKPGARKQ; encoded by the exons ATGGCTGAGGACTGGCTGGAGTGCCCAGCCTTGGGCCCTGGCTGGAAACGTCGTGAGGTCTTTCGAAAGTCAGGTGCCACCTGTGGACGCTCAGACACCTATTACCAGAG CCCCACAGGAGACAGGATCCGAAGCAAAGTTGAGCTGACCCGATACCTGGGCCCTGCGTGTGACCTCTCCCTCTTCGACTTCAAACAAGGCATTCTGTGTTATCCAGCCCCCAAG CCCCAGTCCTTACCTGTCCCTAGCAAAAAGCGGAAGAAGCCTTCACGGCCAGCCAAGACTCGGAAACGTCAGGTTGGACCCCAGAAGGGTGAGGTCAGGAAGGAGGCCCCAGGGGATGAGACCAAGGCTGATGCTGACACAGCCCCAGCTTTACTGCCTGCTCCTGG GTGCTGTGAGAACTGTGGAATCAGCTTCTCAGGGGATGGTACCCGAAGACAGCGGCTCAAGACATTATGCAAGGACTGCAGAG cACAGAGGATTGCTTTCAACCGGGAGCAAAGGATGTTTAAG CGTGTGGGCTGCGGGGAGTGCGCAGCCTGCCAGGTAACCGAGGACTGCGGGGCCTGCTCCACATGCCTTCTGCAGTTGCCCCATGATGTGGCCTCGGGGCTGTTCTGCAAGTGTGAGCGGAGACGGTGCCTCCGGATTGTGGAAAGG AGCCGAGGGTGTGGAGTGTGCAGGGGCTGTCAGACCCGAGAGGACTGTGGCCGTTGTCGAGTTTGCCTTCGCCCTCCCCGCCCTGGTCTCAGGCGCCAATGGAGGTGTGTCCAGCGGCGCTGCTTACGG CACCTTGCCCACCGTCTCCGTCGCCACCATCAGCGATGTCAACGACGCCCTCCCCTAgctgtggctccccctgct GGTAAACGTAGCCGCCGCAGAGGAGGCTGTGACTCCAAGATGGCTGCCCGGCGGCGCCCCCCACGAACCCAGCCACTGCCTCCAGTTACCCCGTCACAGCCTCCAGCGTCCCCAGAGCTG CAACCCAGAGCCCTGGCCCCCTCGCCACCTGCCGAATTCATCTATTACTGTGTAGACGAGGACGAGCTA CAGCCTTACACGAACCGTCGGCAGAACCGTAAGTGTGGGACCTGTGCAGCTTGCTTGCGCCGGATGGACTGTGGTCGTTGCGACTTCTGCTGTGACAAGCCGAAATTTGGGGGCAGCAATCAGAAGCGCCAGAAGTGTCGTTGGCGCCAGTGCCTGCAGTTTGCCATG AAGCGGCTGCTGCCTAGTGTCTGGGCAGGATCTGAGGATGGAGCAGGGCCGCCCCCACCGTACTCTCGTCGAAAGAGACCTGGCTCTACTCGACGGCCACGTCTGGGCCAGATACTGAAGACCTTGACCACACCCACAGTCAGATCAGGCCGTGCCCAAACTCCAATGAAACAGGAAACGGGCAGTGGCTTTGTGCTACCCCCACCTGGCACTGACCTTGTGTTCTTACGGGAAGGTGCAAGCAGTCCTGTGCAGGTGCCTGGCCCTGCTACAGCTTCCACAGAAGCCCTGTTGCAG GTGAAGCAAGAGAAGGTGGATGCCCAGGAAGACTGGACACCGGGCACAGCCATCCTGACTTCTCCTGTATTGCTGTCTGGCTGCCCCAGCAAG GCCGTAGATGCAGGCCTGCCACCTGTGAAGCAAGAGCCATTGGACCCTGAGGAGgacaaggaggaagagagcaaGGAAGACTCCGCCTCCGACTTGGccccagaggaggaggcaggaggggctggcACACCCGTG ATCACGGAGATTTTCAGCCTGGGTGGAACCCGCCTCCGGGACACAGCGGTCTGGTTGCCAAG GTCCAAGGACCTTAAAAAACCTGGAGCTAGAAAGCAGTAG
- the MBD1 gene encoding methyl-CpG-binding domain protein 1 isoform X41, whose amino-acid sequence MAEDWLECPALGPGWKRREVFRKSGATCGRSDTYYQSPTGDRIRSKVELTRYLGPACDLSLFDFKQGILCYPAPKPQSLPVPSKKRKKPSRPAKTRKRQVGPQKGEVRKEAPGDETKADADTAPALLPAPGCCENCGISFSGDGTRRQRLKTLCKDCRAQRIAFNREQRMFKRVGCGECAACQVTEDCGACSTCLLQLPHDVASGLFCKCERRRCLRIVERSRGCGVCRGCQTREDCGRCRVCLRPPRPGLRRQWRCVQRRCLRGKRSRRRGGCDSKMAARRRPPRTQPLPPVTPSQPPASPELPYTNRRQNRKCGTCAACLRRMDCGRCDFCCDKPKFGGSNQKRQKCRWRQCLQFAMKRLLPSVWAGSEDGAGPPPPYSRRKRPGSTRRPRLGQILKTLTTPTVRSGRAQTPMKQETGSGFVLPPPGTDLVFLREGASSPVQVPGPATASTEALLQEAQCPGLSWVVALPQVKQEKVDAQEDWTPGTAILTSPVLLSGCPSKAVDAGLPPVKQEPLDPEEDKEEESKEDSASDLAPEEEAGGAGTPVITEIFSLGGTRLRDTAVWLPRSKDLKKPGARKQ is encoded by the exons ATGGCTGAGGACTGGCTGGAGTGCCCAGCCTTGGGCCCTGGCTGGAAACGTCGTGAGGTCTTTCGAAAGTCAGGTGCCACCTGTGGACGCTCAGACACCTATTACCAGAG CCCCACAGGAGACAGGATCCGAAGCAAAGTTGAGCTGACCCGATACCTGGGCCCTGCGTGTGACCTCTCCCTCTTCGACTTCAAACAAGGCATTCTGTGTTATCCAGCCCCCAAG CCCCAGTCCTTACCTGTCCCTAGCAAAAAGCGGAAGAAGCCTTCACGGCCAGCCAAGACTCGGAAACGTCAGGTTGGACCCCAGAAGGGTGAGGTCAGGAAGGAGGCCCCAGGGGATGAGACCAAGGCTGATGCTGACACAGCCCCAGCTTTACTGCCTGCTCCTGG GTGCTGTGAGAACTGTGGAATCAGCTTCTCAGGGGATGGTACCCGAAGACAGCGGCTCAAGACATTATGCAAGGACTGCAGAG cACAGAGGATTGCTTTCAACCGGGAGCAAAGGATGTTTAAG CGTGTGGGCTGCGGGGAGTGCGCAGCCTGCCAGGTAACCGAGGACTGCGGGGCCTGCTCCACATGCCTTCTGCAGTTGCCCCATGATGTGGCCTCGGGGCTGTTCTGCAAGTGTGAGCGGAGACGGTGCCTCCGGATTGTGGAAAGG AGCCGAGGGTGTGGAGTGTGCAGGGGCTGTCAGACCCGAGAGGACTGTGGCCGTTGTCGAGTTTGCCTTCGCCCTCCCCGCCCTGGTCTCAGGCGCCAATGGAGGTGTGTCCAGCGGCGCTGCTTACGG GGTAAACGTAGCCGCCGCAGAGGAGGCTGTGACTCCAAGATGGCTGCCCGGCGGCGCCCCCCACGAACCCAGCCACTGCCTCCAGTTACCCCGTCACAGCCTCCAGCGTCCCCAGAGCTG CCTTACACGAACCGTCGGCAGAACCGTAAGTGTGGGACCTGTGCAGCTTGCTTGCGCCGGATGGACTGTGGTCGTTGCGACTTCTGCTGTGACAAGCCGAAATTTGGGGGCAGCAATCAGAAGCGCCAGAAGTGTCGTTGGCGCCAGTGCCTGCAGTTTGCCATG AAGCGGCTGCTGCCTAGTGTCTGGGCAGGATCTGAGGATGGAGCAGGGCCGCCCCCACCGTACTCTCGTCGAAAGAGACCTGGCTCTACTCGACGGCCACGTCTGGGCCAGATACTGAAGACCTTGACCACACCCACAGTCAGATCAGGCCGTGCCCAAACTCCAATGAAACAGGAAACGGGCAGTGGCTTTGTGCTACCCCCACCTGGCACTGACCTTGTGTTCTTACGGGAAGGTGCAAGCAGTCCTGTGCAGGTGCCTGGCCCTGCTACAGCTTCCACAGAAGCCCTGTTGCAG GAGGCCCAGTGCCCAGGCCTGAGTTGGGTTGTGGCCTTACCCCAGGTGAAGCAAGAGAAGGTGGATGCCCAGGAAGACTGGACACCGGGCACAGCCATCCTGACTTCTCCTGTATTGCTGTCTGGCTGCCCCAGCAAG GCCGTAGATGCAGGCCTGCCACCTGTGAAGCAAGAGCCATTGGACCCTGAGGAGgacaaggaggaagagagcaaGGAAGACTCCGCCTCCGACTTGGccccagaggaggaggcaggaggggctggcACACCCGTG ATCACGGAGATTTTCAGCCTGGGTGGAACCCGCCTCCGGGACACAGCGGTCTGGTTGCCAAG GTCCAAGGACCTTAAAAAACCTGGAGCTAGAAAGCAGTAG
- the MBD1 gene encoding methyl-CpG-binding domain protein 1 isoform X14, translating to MAEDWLECPALGPGWKRREVFRKSGATCGRSDTYYQSPTGDRIRSKVELTRYLGPACDLSLFDFKQGILCYPAPKPQSLPVPSKKRKKPSRPAKTRKRQVGPQKGEVRKEAPGDETKADADTAPALLPAPGCCENCGISFSGDGTRRQRLKTLCKDCRAQRIAFNREQRMFKRVGCGECAACQVTEDCGACSTCLLQLPHDVASGLFCKCERRRCLRIVERSRGCGVCRGCQTREDCGRCRVCLRPPRPGLRRQWRCVQRRCLRGKRSRRRGGCDSKMAARRRPPRTQPLPPVTPSQPPASPELQPRALAPSPPAEFIYYCVDEDELQPYTNRRQNRKCGTCAACLRRMDCGRCDFCCDKPKFGGSNQKRQKCRWRQCLQFAMKRLLPSVWAGSEDGAGPPPPYSRRKRPGSTRRPRLGQILKTLTTPTVRSGRAQTPMKQETGSGFVLPPPGTDLVFLREGASSPVQVPGPATASTEALLQEAQCPGLSWVVALPQVKQEKVDAQEDWTPGTAILTSPVLLSGCPSKAVDAGLPPVKQEPLDPEEDKEEESKEDSASDLAPEEEAGGAGTPVITEIFSLGGTRLRDTAVWLPSLQGRQSGREDGCKVWETEDTLACTSKSWNRRGWPRTPVSVSPSPTAIMWVSCRRSWCPSSQS from the exons ATGGCTGAGGACTGGCTGGAGTGCCCAGCCTTGGGCCCTGGCTGGAAACGTCGTGAGGTCTTTCGAAAGTCAGGTGCCACCTGTGGACGCTCAGACACCTATTACCAGAG CCCCACAGGAGACAGGATCCGAAGCAAAGTTGAGCTGACCCGATACCTGGGCCCTGCGTGTGACCTCTCCCTCTTCGACTTCAAACAAGGCATTCTGTGTTATCCAGCCCCCAAG CCCCAGTCCTTACCTGTCCCTAGCAAAAAGCGGAAGAAGCCTTCACGGCCAGCCAAGACTCGGAAACGTCAGGTTGGACCCCAGAAGGGTGAGGTCAGGAAGGAGGCCCCAGGGGATGAGACCAAGGCTGATGCTGACACAGCCCCAGCTTTACTGCCTGCTCCTGG GTGCTGTGAGAACTGTGGAATCAGCTTCTCAGGGGATGGTACCCGAAGACAGCGGCTCAAGACATTATGCAAGGACTGCAGAG cACAGAGGATTGCTTTCAACCGGGAGCAAAGGATGTTTAAG CGTGTGGGCTGCGGGGAGTGCGCAGCCTGCCAGGTAACCGAGGACTGCGGGGCCTGCTCCACATGCCTTCTGCAGTTGCCCCATGATGTGGCCTCGGGGCTGTTCTGCAAGTGTGAGCGGAGACGGTGCCTCCGGATTGTGGAAAGG AGCCGAGGGTGTGGAGTGTGCAGGGGCTGTCAGACCCGAGAGGACTGTGGCCGTTGTCGAGTTTGCCTTCGCCCTCCCCGCCCTGGTCTCAGGCGCCAATGGAGGTGTGTCCAGCGGCGCTGCTTACGG GGTAAACGTAGCCGCCGCAGAGGAGGCTGTGACTCCAAGATGGCTGCCCGGCGGCGCCCCCCACGAACCCAGCCACTGCCTCCAGTTACCCCGTCACAGCCTCCAGCGTCCCCAGAGCTG CAACCCAGAGCCCTGGCCCCCTCGCCACCTGCCGAATTCATCTATTACTGTGTAGACGAGGACGAGCTA CAGCCTTACACGAACCGTCGGCAGAACCGTAAGTGTGGGACCTGTGCAGCTTGCTTGCGCCGGATGGACTGTGGTCGTTGCGACTTCTGCTGTGACAAGCCGAAATTTGGGGGCAGCAATCAGAAGCGCCAGAAGTGTCGTTGGCGCCAGTGCCTGCAGTTTGCCATG AAGCGGCTGCTGCCTAGTGTCTGGGCAGGATCTGAGGATGGAGCAGGGCCGCCCCCACCGTACTCTCGTCGAAAGAGACCTGGCTCTACTCGACGGCCACGTCTGGGCCAGATACTGAAGACCTTGACCACACCCACAGTCAGATCAGGCCGTGCCCAAACTCCAATGAAACAGGAAACGGGCAGTGGCTTTGTGCTACCCCCACCTGGCACTGACCTTGTGTTCTTACGGGAAGGTGCAAGCAGTCCTGTGCAGGTGCCTGGCCCTGCTACAGCTTCCACAGAAGCCCTGTTGCAG GAGGCCCAGTGCCCAGGCCTGAGTTGGGTTGTGGCCTTACCCCAGGTGAAGCAAGAGAAGGTGGATGCCCAGGAAGACTGGACACCGGGCACAGCCATCCTGACTTCTCCTGTATTGCTGTCTGGCTGCCCCAGCAAG GCCGTAGATGCAGGCCTGCCACCTGTGAAGCAAGAGCCATTGGACCCTGAGGAGgacaaggaggaagagagcaaGGAAGACTCCGCCTCCGACTTGGccccagaggaggaggcaggaggggctggcACACCCGTG ATCACGGAGATTTTCAGCCTGGGTGGAACCCGCCTCCGGGACACAGCGGTCTGGTTGCCAAG TCTGCAGGGCAGGCAATCGGGAAGGGAAGATGGATGTAAAGTGTGGGAGACGGAGGACACTTTGGCGTGCACGAGCAAGAGCTGGAACCGGCGAGGATGGCCTAGAACCCCTGTCAGTGTCTCACCATCTCCAACTGCGATAATGTGGGTGTCCTGCAGAAGAAGCTGGTGCCCTTCATCACAGAGTTAA